The following are encoded in a window of Methanoregula sp. UBA64 genomic DNA:
- a CDS encoding NAD(P)/FAD-dependent oxidoreductase encodes MKIGILGGGLSGLVAGNILARDHEVILFEKMPFLGGCLSSYHIDTYWIERFYHHCFSGDEQLFSLLRELGLWDRLEWQKGSTGYYSGNTLYSLTTPMEILRWPELSIPEKARLALLTLKSRKTDLAALDDISAETYIIEHLGPRIYSAFFEPLLKSKFGKNRSQVSAAWLISRIAIRSDRGVAGEHLGYLNGGFHQIVDALETSILKKGGTVHLQAPVTSLMKKEGGWTINDEPVDRVISTVSLPELGRLTGLPFPEIPYQGAACMTLGIERDVTKGIYWTNMKDESPYGAVISHTNFIPKERYGEHLVYLASYFSGTVPARLDQRMLDDFCSRFGLAPSEIHWSRMAVDPWAGPVYVTGYRSLIPAYEKHGIYLAGMFSEENYPERSMEGSVRAGNHVAEYILKQEQDHP; translated from the coding sequence ATGAAAATAGGAATACTCGGCGGAGGTTTAAGCGGGCTTGTTGCCGGCAACATTCTTGCCAGAGATCACGAGGTTATCCTCTTTGAGAAAATGCCGTTTCTGGGAGGCTGCCTCTCATCATACCATATCGATACTTATTGGATTGAACGATTCTACCACCACTGTTTTTCCGGGGACGAACAGCTTTTTTCCCTGCTTCGCGAACTAGGGTTATGGGACCGGCTCGAATGGCAGAAGGGAAGTACCGGCTATTATTCAGGAAATACCCTCTACTCGCTTACAACCCCCATGGAGATCCTGCGCTGGCCGGAACTCTCGATCCCTGAAAAAGCACGACTCGCCCTTCTCACCCTGAAGTCACGAAAGACCGACCTTGCCGCTCTTGACGATATTTCCGCCGAGACCTATATCATCGAACATTTGGGACCCCGGATCTATTCCGCATTCTTTGAACCCCTGCTCAAGAGCAAGTTCGGGAAAAACCGCTCCCAGGTATCTGCGGCATGGCTCATCAGCCGGATCGCCATCCGTTCCGACCGGGGTGTTGCCGGAGAACATCTGGGCTACCTGAACGGGGGGTTCCACCAGATTGTCGATGCACTGGAGACATCGATCCTCAAAAAAGGCGGGACCGTACACCTCCAGGCACCGGTTACTTCCCTTATGAAAAAAGAAGGGGGCTGGACCATCAATGACGAACCGGTGGACAGGGTGATCTCGACGGTATCGCTTCCCGAGTTGGGCAGGCTGACCGGACTTCCCTTCCCGGAGATCCCGTACCAGGGTGCCGCATGTATGACACTCGGTATTGAACGCGACGTGACAAAGGGGATTTACTGGACGAATATGAAGGATGAAAGCCCGTACGGAGCGGTGATCTCCCATACCAATTTCATACCAAAGGAGAGATACGGGGAGCATCTCGTGTATCTTGCATCCTATTTCAGCGGGACCGTTCCCGCACGTCTCGATCAGAGGATGCTGGACGATTTCTGTTCCCGGTTCGGTCTTGCCCCCTCCGAGATACACTGGAGCAGAATGGCCGTTGACCCGTGGGCCGGGCCGGTGTATGTAACCGGGTACCGCTCCCTGATCCCGGCCTATGAAAAACACGGGATCTACCTGGCGGGTATGTTTTCAGAGGAGAACTACCCGGAGCGAAGCATGGAAGGATCGGTCCGGGCAGGTAACCATGTTGCAGAATATATCCTGAAGCAGGAGCAGGATCACCCATGA
- a CDS encoding lysylphosphatidylglycerol synthase transmembrane domain-containing protein produces the protein MYRKISAILIPSLIAIGILAYMLYMVWDNLIVSLQHIVPAYFVLAVLICLAAWWLRGWRYHRILLGLNYRVKVAVATACVFVSQTVNLIVPARLGDFVRIFILKHEYKTTYSEGISSIVVERVFDIITVALLGAIAFFFIPNVPDWIDLYILIPLVIGGVFFIFLIFVGKLTTTNKYVRYFLTMLDEIRRASLNLSSIVILSFSSIVIWILDILVCFCVVLMFGQQISFAIVVLAIVIGNLVKAIPITPGGIGTYEFAVAATLGIAGVPYATAVSIAIIDHELIKNLITAIGGIVSIKYLGSDWVISTIKTALNEKLGGGKAPDS, from the coding sequence ATGTATCGAAAGATTAGCGCGATCCTCATCCCGTCCCTGATTGCCATCGGGATTCTGGCCTATATGCTGTATATGGTCTGGGACAACCTCATCGTCTCGCTCCAGCATATCGTCCCTGCCTATTTCGTACTTGCGGTACTTATCTGCCTTGCCGCATGGTGGCTGCGCGGGTGGCGGTACCACCGGATCCTGCTTGGCCTGAATTACCGGGTCAAGGTTGCAGTGGCAACGGCCTGTGTTTTTGTGAGCCAGACCGTCAACCTGATCGTCCCCGCCCGCCTGGGGGATTTTGTCAGGATCTTTATCCTCAAGCACGAATACAAGACAACCTACTCAGAAGGCATTTCCTCCATTGTTGTCGAGCGGGTCTTTGATATCATCACCGTTGCCCTGCTCGGGGCAATCGCGTTTTTCTTTATCCCCAATGTCCCCGACTGGATCGATCTCTATATCCTTATACCCCTCGTAATCGGGGGAGTATTCTTCATTTTTTTGATCTTTGTCGGGAAGCTTACCACCACCAACAAATATGTCAGGTATTTCCTGACCATGCTTGACGAGATCCGGAGAGCCTCGCTTAACCTTTCCTCGATAGTTATCCTGAGTTTCTCCTCGATCGTCATCTGGATTCTGGATATCCTGGTCTGTTTCTGCGTTGTCCTCATGTTCGGGCAGCAGATATCGTTTGCCATCGTGGTCCTTGCCATTGTTATCGGGAACCTGGTCAAGGCCATACCGATCACGCCGGGCGGTATCGGCACGTACGAATTTGCCGTGGCAGCGACCCTGGGTATTGCGGGCGTTCCGTATGCAACGGCAGTCTCGATCGCTATCATCGATCACGAGCTCATCAAGAACCTGATCACCGCAATCGGCGGCATTGTCTCGATCAAGTACCTGGGGAGCGACTGGGTGATCTCCACCATCAAAACTGCCTTAAACGAGAAACTCGGCGGGGGAAAAGCACCTGACTCCTGA
- a CDS encoding dolichyl-phosphate beta-glucosyltransferase codes for MSAPSVTAIIPVFNDRPSLEAALPVSLETLAKITDDFEIIVAEDGSTDGSAEYVREFGTKNPKIRLFHSDTRLGRGTALNRAIREAKGTIVCYYDVDLATDMQHLPELVAAIENGADIATGSRLLPKSDIKRTGGREIASRSYNFLVRTILGSRLFDHQCGFKAFNKATILPVLPTIRSNHWFWDTELLVRAQKAGFTVTEFPVKWRAGKGTTVRVKDVFGMGSAILQLWWQIHVSKD; via the coding sequence ATGAGCGCCCCGTCTGTTACTGCGATTATCCCGGTCTTCAACGACCGCCCGTCACTGGAAGCTGCCTTGCCGGTATCCCTTGAAACGCTCGCAAAGATAACCGACGATTTTGAGATCATCGTTGCCGAAGACGGAAGCACCGATGGCAGCGCAGAATATGTACGTGAATTCGGAACGAAGAACCCGAAAATCCGGTTATTTCACAGCGACACCCGTCTTGGAAGAGGTACAGCCCTGAACCGGGCGATCCGCGAGGCAAAAGGAACGATTGTCTGTTATTACGATGTTGACCTTGCCACCGATATGCAGCACCTCCCGGAACTGGTCGCTGCAATAGAGAACGGCGCTGATATCGCTACGGGTTCGCGTCTCCTCCCAAAAAGCGATATTAAAAGGACTGGTGGTCGCGAGATTGCAAGCAGGTCGTACAATTTCCTCGTCAGAACTATCTTGGGGAGCAGACTCTTCGACCACCAGTGCGGCTTCAAGGCATTCAACAAGGCAACGATCCTTCCCGTCCTCCCGACAATCCGGTCGAACCACTGGTTCTGGGATACCGAGCTTTTGGTGAGAGCACAAAAAGCAGGGTTTACGGTGACCGAGTTTCCGGTGAAGTGGCGTGCGGGGAAAGGTACAACCGTCCGGGTAAAAGATGTCTTCGGGATGGGATCCGCAATCCTGCAGCTCTGGTGGCAGATCCATGTATCGAAAGATTAG